One stretch of Dissulfurimicrobium hydrothermale DNA includes these proteins:
- the bioD gene encoding dethiobiotin synthase: protein MIIFITGTDTDIGKTFAASLLARSFLDRGLAVKVQKWVSTGRRAYSDDLAFIYSFIGEKDLPKAGSFESPYCLSFPASPHLAAETEGVSIEKKHLIKTSRSLAAQCDILIIEGAGGALVPLSRDLLTIDLVGELKLPVVLVARSGLGTINHTLLTIEAMERRGINILCVLLNNQNDVPDPLIVNDNLKTIGEFGDLPVFGPIQRVKEPREALYTIEPMVQYLLDCLRETN, encoded by the coding sequence ATGATCATCTTCATCACAGGGACAGATACAGATATAGGAAAGACCTTCGCCGCCAGCCTCCTTGCCAGGTCCTTTCTTGACCGCGGTCTTGCAGTCAAGGTTCAAAAGTGGGTAAGTACCGGCAGGCGCGCCTATTCAGATGACCTGGCATTTATCTATAGTTTCATAGGAGAAAAAGACCTGCCAAAGGCAGGCTCCTTTGAATCTCCTTATTGTCTTTCTTTCCCGGCCTCGCCCCACCTTGCTGCTGAAACGGAAGGTGTATCCATAGAAAAAAAGCATTTGATCAAGACCTCTCGCTCTCTTGCCGCACAATGTGACATCCTTATTATTGAAGGGGCCGGAGGCGCTCTTGTACCTCTGTCCCGAGATCTCTTGACCATAGATCTGGTTGGCGAGCTTAAACTGCCAGTCGTCCTGGTGGCAAGGAGCGGACTCGGTACGATAAATCATACTTTACTTACAATCGAGGCGATGGAGAGGCGGGGCATTAATATATTGTGCGTGCTTCTTAATAATCAGAACGATGTCCCTGATCCGTTAATCGTCAATGATAACTTAAAGACAATCGGGGAATTCGGTGACCTCCCGGTATTCGGGCCGATCCAGCGCGTAAAAGAACCCAGAGAGGCCCTTTACACTATAGAACCTATGGTACAGTATCTACTCGACTGTTTAAGAGAGACGAATTAG
- a CDS encoding amino acid permease, giving the protein MDIKRLFRTKKVTNGLFCETELKRCLNALDLTLFGIGAIIGAGIFVLTGIAAATKAGPAIVFSFVLAGLACAFSALAYAELASAVGGCGSAYGYAYAGLGEIIAWVIGWDLILEYGVATPAVAIGWSGYFNNALTAANIHLPQCILSSFAENAHGFINLPAAAVILLLMLLLIIGVKAGAHFNAAMVAVKLFAIAVFIIIAAGNINPANWNPFMPFGWKGVVGGASLIFFAYIGFDAVSTAAEEALRPQRDVPIGILASLGICTLIYMLVSGLLTGIVPYQTLNVPSPVAEALLRIGYRWSSALIAAGAIAGLTTVMLVLYYGLTRIFLAMARDGLLPAFFSDVYPHTKTPVKIILTSGILMALVAGFTPISHVAELVNIGTLAAFTIVCLGVIIMKHTHPELKRPFRTPLNPLIPALGAAFCIYLMSGLPLITWLRFFIWLAIGLVIYFTYSQKHSLLESNIDWR; this is encoded by the coding sequence ATGGATATTAAACGATTATTTCGCACCAAGAAGGTGACAAACGGTCTCTTTTGTGAGACTGAATTAAAGCGCTGTCTCAATGCCCTAGATCTGACACTGTTCGGCATAGGGGCGATTATAGGGGCCGGCATATTTGTCCTGACCGGTATTGCAGCAGCCACAAAGGCCGGGCCGGCCATTGTATTCTCCTTTGTGTTGGCCGGCCTTGCATGCGCCTTCTCAGCGCTAGCCTATGCCGAACTCGCTTCCGCTGTTGGAGGTTGCGGGAGCGCTTACGGCTATGCCTACGCCGGACTCGGTGAAATTATAGCATGGGTCATAGGCTGGGATCTGATACTTGAATACGGCGTCGCCACCCCTGCCGTAGCTATCGGATGGTCAGGTTATTTCAACAACGCATTGACGGCGGCCAATATCCATCTGCCGCAATGCATACTTTCATCATTTGCCGAAAACGCCCACGGCTTTATCAATCTTCCGGCGGCGGCGGTGATCCTCCTACTGATGCTCCTGCTGATCATAGGCGTAAAGGCTGGCGCACATTTCAATGCAGCCATGGTGGCTGTAAAGCTCTTTGCTATTGCAGTATTTATAATCATAGCAGCCGGCAACATAAATCCAGCCAACTGGAACCCATTCATGCCGTTTGGGTGGAAAGGCGTGGTGGGAGGCGCCTCACTCATCTTTTTTGCATATATAGGCTTTGATGCCGTATCAACAGCAGCCGAAGAGGCCCTAAGGCCTCAACGCGATGTACCTATAGGCATCCTGGCCTCGCTCGGAATATGCACGCTTATATACATGCTCGTCTCCGGTCTGCTGACTGGCATCGTCCCGTATCAAACGCTTAACGTCCCATCCCCTGTTGCAGAGGCCCTACTTAGGATAGGATATCGTTGGTCATCGGCCTTGATAGCTGCAGGGGCCATTGCAGGACTTACAACCGTCATGCTCGTCCTGTATTACGGCCTGACGCGGATATTCCTGGCCATGGCCAGAGATGGACTTTTACCAGCTTTTTTTTCAGACGTCTATCCGCACACCAAAACGCCCGTCAAAATAATCTTGACAAGCGGTATATTAATGGCATTGGTAGCCGGCTTCACGCCGATCTCTCACGTAGCTGAACTTGTCAACATTGGCACGCTTGCAGCATTCACCATAGTCTGTCTCGGCGTTATCATCATGAAACATACACATCCTGAGCTTAAAAGGCCTTTTAGGACACCTCTAAACCCATTAATACCGGCTCTAGGGGCAGCCTTTTGCATATATCTCATGTCCGGTCTGCCGCTCATCACTTGGTTACGGTTTTTTATCTGGCTGGCCATAGGCCTGGTAATCTATTTTACATATTCACAAAAACATAGCCTTCTTGAATCAAATATCGATTGGCGGTAG
- the bioA gene encoding adenosylmethionine--8-amino-7-oxononanoate transaminase — protein MDIVEKDKRFLWHPYTQMKDLEKVPLLFVDHADGVFLYDRDGTAYYDCISSWWCIVHGHNHPYINAAIKAQLGRLEQVHFAGTTHEGAIKLAERLVGITPPNLTRVFYSDNGSTACEVALKMSFQYWKQAGHPERERFVALDRGYHGDTIGTMSVGGTGGFHSIFSPLFFKTHRLPSPYCYRCVYEKPCADDCTLECLSPLETLLDEGGIAAIILEPLLQAAGGMIVYPVKYLKKLANLAKAYGAHLILDEVATGFGRTGRMFALEHAGIEPDFLCLSKGITGGYLPMAATLTTEEVFQVFYDDYEKGKTFFHGHTFTANPLAVAAALASLDVFEQEMVLEKTADKIAFLQREKERARDIPIVGDIRGIGMVAAFELVEDKATKRPFDPKMRMGWLAYMKGLKKGLIIRPLGDIIYLFLPLSVTIGEIRDILDRLFSVLSSLEAKT, from the coding sequence ATGGACATAGTTGAAAAAGACAAAAGGTTTCTCTGGCACCCCTATACACAGATGAAAGACCTTGAAAAGGTGCCCTTGCTCTTTGTGGATCATGCAGACGGCGTATTTTTATATGACAGGGATGGAACAGCGTATTACGACTGCATCTCTTCATGGTGGTGCATCGTCCACGGCCACAATCACCCTTATATTAATGCGGCTATAAAGGCCCAGCTCGGACGCCTCGAACAGGTTCATTTTGCAGGAACCACGCATGAAGGCGCCATCAAACTGGCTGAGCGCCTCGTCGGGATCACCCCGCCCAATCTTACCAGGGTCTTTTATTCCGATAACGGTTCAACAGCGTGCGAGGTTGCATTAAAAATGTCATTCCAGTATTGGAAACAGGCAGGACATCCTGAAAGAGAACGATTTGTCGCCCTTGACCGTGGATATCATGGAGATACCATCGGCACAATGAGCGTAGGCGGCACCGGCGGCTTCCACTCCATATTTTCACCCCTGTTTTTCAAGACCCATCGGCTGCCTTCGCCATATTGTTACCGCTGCGTCTACGAAAAGCCATGCGCCGATGACTGCACGCTCGAGTGTCTTTCTCCACTTGAGACCTTACTAGACGAGGGCGGCATAGCAGCCATCATCCTCGAGCCGCTCCTTCAGGCGGCTGGCGGCATGATAGTTTATCCTGTAAAATATCTCAAAAAATTGGCAAATCTTGCCAAGGCCTACGGGGCACACCTTATCCTTGACGAGGTGGCTACAGGCTTCGGGCGTACAGGCAGGATGTTCGCCCTTGAACACGCCGGGATCGAGCCGGATTTTCTCTGCCTCTCAAAAGGTATTACAGGGGGATATCTCCCGATGGCCGCAACCCTTACGACAGAAGAGGTCTTCCAGGTCTTTTATGACGATTACGAAAAGGGCAAGACCTTCTTCCATGGCCATACATTTACGGCAAATCCTCTGGCTGTGGCTGCCGCGCTCGCATCACTCGACGTATTTGAACAAGAGATGGTACTTGAGAAGACCGCGGACAAGATCGCATTTCTGCAGAGAGAAAAGGAACGAGCAAGGGACATACCGATCGTGGGGGATATAAGGGGAATTGGCATGGTTGCCGCCTTCGAGCTGGTGGAGGATAAGGCCACGAAAAGGCCTTTTGATCCGAAGATGCGGATGGGGTGGCTCGCATACATGAAGGGGCTCAAAAAAGGCCTGATAATCCGGCCGTTGGGTGATATTATCTATCTATTCCTCCCCCTTTCCGTAACTATTGGCGAGATCAGAGACATACTCGACCGACTCTTTTCAGTCTTGTCTTCACTTGAGGCCAAGACATGA
- the bioB gene encoding biotin synthase BioB — MNPWNAISKELSLLSGLPLKTLLDQALEVKFKHRSNRLSLCTIMNVKSGLCTENCAFCAQSARFKTGSPVYGLKSTAEIVEEAQRAKAAGSMRFSLVASGRGPNDEEVDLYAERISAIRSRVGINICASLGIIDKYSLIKLKEAGLSRYHHNIETSARFYPNIVTTHSFNERINTILAAKEAGLEVCTGGIIGLGEASEDRIDMAATLKYLNVDSVPINILVPIPGTPLASTPAIPIYEILRTIAVFRIALPDKAIRIAGGRETALKDFQVLAFLSGADAMLVGGYLTVRGRTIEEDMAFVKNIKGLWRHYMEWNPKPDWPDLSF; from the coding sequence ATGAATCCCTGGAACGCTATATCGAAAGAATTATCGCTGCTCTCAGGTCTTCCGTTAAAAACACTCCTGGATCAGGCCCTTGAGGTCAAATTCAAGCATAGGTCCAATCGTCTATCCCTCTGCACGATTATGAATGTAAAGTCAGGGCTGTGTACCGAAAACTGCGCATTTTGTGCCCAATCGGCAAGGTTCAAGACCGGCAGCCCTGTCTATGGACTTAAATCCACGGCCGAGATCGTCGAAGAGGCACAAAGGGCCAAGGCAGCTGGTTCAATGCGCTTCAGCCTCGTCGCAAGCGGACGCGGCCCCAATGATGAAGAGGTAGACCTCTATGCAGAACGGATATCGGCTATAAGGAGCAGAGTCGGAATAAATATCTGCGCCTCCCTTGGGATAATCGACAAATATAGCCTCATAAAACTGAAAGAGGCTGGGCTGAGCCGCTATCACCATAATATAGAGACATCAGCCAGGTTTTATCCCAATATAGTAACGACCCATAGCTTCAATGAACGGATCAACACAATCCTGGCTGCAAAGGAAGCTGGCCTTGAGGTCTGTACCGGCGGCATAATAGGCCTTGGCGAGGCCTCAGAAGACCGCATCGACATGGCCGCTACGCTCAAATATCTCAATGTGGATTCCGTACCCATAAACATCCTCGTGCCTATACCAGGCACTCCGCTTGCCTCAACCCCAGCTATCCCTATATATGAAATATTACGTACAATAGCCGTCTTCAGAATTGCACTGCCGGACAAGGCCATAAGGATAGCCGGAGGTCGCGAGACCGCGCTCAAGGACTTCCAGGTGCTTGCATTTCTTTCAGGGGCCGACGCCATGCTCGTAGGCGGATATTTGACCGTCAGAGGCAGAACGATTGAGGAAGATATGGCCTTTGTCAAAAATATCAAAGGGCTTTGGCGGCATTACATGGAATGGAATCCTAAACCTGATTGGCCTGATCTGTCTTTTTGA
- a CDS encoding metallophosphoesterase → MKIIAFGDIHMDYQAADDIPVVRDADLLIITGDLTNFGGRDDAEAVLSAVRSLNKNIYALPGNLDQPAVGVFLDEIGINLHGKGIKIGGIGIFGVGGSNVTPFNTPTEFLENELYRLAIKGYKEIASLPVKIFVSHTPPLNTSADRIKSGVHVGSEAIRRFIEEKQPDLCLTGHIHEARGEDRIGKTVILNPGMLKVPGWIEIECDETGVRVARLNQFLA, encoded by the coding sequence ATGAAAATAATAGCATTCGGCGACATACATATGGATTATCAGGCAGCTGATGATATACCTGTCGTGAGGGATGCCGATTTGCTCATCATTACAGGTGATTTAACCAATTTCGGCGGAAGGGATGACGCAGAAGCGGTGTTGAGCGCCGTCCGCAGCCTCAATAAGAACATATATGCCCTGCCTGGCAACCTCGACCAGCCAGCCGTAGGCGTCTTTCTCGACGAGATAGGCATAAATCTGCACGGCAAGGGTATAAAAATCGGTGGAATAGGTATATTCGGCGTAGGTGGATCTAATGTAACGCCGTTCAATACGCCGACGGAATTTTTAGAGAATGAGCTCTATAGGTTGGCGATAAAGGGGTATAAAGAGATAGCTTCGCTCCCTGTGAAGATATTTGTATCTCATACGCCGCCCCTCAATACCTCTGCTGATAGGATAAAAAGCGGGGTTCATGTAGGAAGCGAGGCTATTCGGAGGTTTATAGAAGAAAAACAACCCGATCTCTGTCTCACAGGCCATATCCATGAAGCCAGGGGGGAGGATCGGATTGGCAAGACAGTTATATTGAACCCAGGCATGCTAAAAGTGCCCGGCTGGATCGAGATAGAATGTGATGAGACAGGGGTGCGGGTTGCCCGATTAAATCAATTTCTTGCATAG